One Neodiprion pinetum isolate iyNeoPine1 chromosome 1, iyNeoPine1.2, whole genome shotgun sequence genomic window carries:
- the LOC124217222 gene encoding uncharacterized protein isoform X5, with protein MEPKLKEDEGIEAREKIQERKKMNGKMDEVYDLLEMLRGIEGCKDINAFLLSMSSAIDICLAMKQSGCLPLLIKLINARGHDTEAKEITSQVFHNIIQATADRSTEQPETRIYNLLEQLKDYCQMLRSIPETEHSPPEDVNDQPVDYSQKYSEPNPVVQNKIPCNSNNQPIDYSMKYYENNSLNQDDVSNDGKVQGTVDYGKRFSEPTCTLHQNSPQNDEQVQPIKYSTRYSEKNSMLQPSDVADETETIRIPKKENSDSSSKPDVFGVYAETDLDQPTDYSLRYAEDDTDEEEKQNSGYFAENEQAFVPEDTIKTYCTEGTPYETPFNFSTATSMSDLRVDDSKDTDVSKKNPMKIVENNSKDNESTFEPSPEESNGQIVANNESESRKNVSERSSDQVSPEKSDKYCEEVVDKEGKMVTFGGEDHYAEETPLMFSRTSSLGSLGGFEQHSIHDDRSSVVSDFSSWRTSGIVSPSELPDSPTQTVPPSPRHNKSQPEFTNRSQDETSKLPAHRLCEHKANGRSNATKRSVFEDDIAAFKEESTPIDFSAATSLSSLTIDDEPKIANDSKFKENREKLGEAIPEEREETSPTRLEHQDTIKIAEIDEVSEGEDDEGMLDACINIGMQSIINRKDEQKPSVNSDEIADIVETVDTDQETDGDEDDDMLAACISIGMHSTFRNRKEDQKGSESSDIASVAEVVDVGEISDEHDDDEGMLAACINIGIQRAINRQEDPKTILKPEIANSVEAEDSLKISDVDSDGEEMLAACINVGIQSISSMTKPPIQPVSNLTRYQTSSALNHLDGGLTTFPGNHRQTLKCLKGRPDDTAIPDSIHIYCTEDTPANISPAGSHSNLSVLSMLSSPGIVEKSCEPRIMESNAGRSDILAIDSLTLSEEDDVIVAKLIESGMRKVQLNGNPACGITLPVSSKSDQERPCRTPSTSPAEPVFIKPKKDSPNSNDTGPLRSQSPEDERRYEATTFATLDVESRNCKSLDITPVSTELKCSKHDFDTE; from the exons GTTGCTTGCCGCTGTTGATCAAACTCATAAATGCACGCGGTCATGATACAGAAGCTAAAGAAATAACGTCCCAAGTATTTCACAACATAATACAAGCCACAGCTGACAGAAGTACAGAGCAGCCAGAAACTAGGATCTACAATCTTTTGGAACAATTGAAAGATTATTGTCAAATGCTTAGATCAATCCCTGAGACTGAGCATTCCCCACCTG AAGATGTAAACGACCAGCCAGTCGATTACAGTCAAAAATATTCGGAACCAAACCCTGTAGTCCAGAATAAAATCCCCTGCAATTCAAATAATCAACCCATCGATTACAGCATGAAATACTATGAAAACAATTCATTAAATCAAGATGATGTGTCCAACGATGGTAAAGTCCAAGGCACAGTTGATTATGGTAAACGATTTTCAGAGCCGACATGTACCCTACACCAGAACAGTCCACAAAATGATGAACAGGTTCAGCCGATAAAATACTCGACAAGGTATTCAGAAAAAAACTCTATGCTACAGCCGAGTGATGTCGCCGATGAGACTGAAACTATAAGAATaccgaaaaaagaaaattcagaCTCAAGCTCAAAGCCGGATGTCTTTGGCGTTTATGCAGAAACGGATTTAGACCAACCGACCGACTACAGTTTGCGATATGCAGAGGATGATACAGATGAAGAGGAGAAACAGAATTCAGGATACTTTGCTGAAAATGAGCAAGCTTTTGTACCAGAAGATACGATAAAGACTTACTGCACAGAAGGAACCCCTTACGAAACACCTTTCAACTTCTCGACTGCGACATCGATGTCAGACTTGCGTGTTGATGATTCAAAGGACACGGATGTTTCCAAGAAAAACCCAATGAAAATCGTCGAAAACAATTCAAAGGACAACGAATCTACCTTCGAACCCAGTCCAGAAGAATCAAACGGTCAAATCGTCGCTAATAATGAATCCGAAAGTCGAAAAAACGTTTCTGAACGCAGCTCTGACCAAGTATCTCCAGAAAAGTCTGATAAATATTGTGAAGAAGTTGTGGATAAAGAAG GAAAGATGGTTACATTTGGGGGAGAGGATCATTACGCCGAAGAAACGCCTCTCATGTTTTCTCGGACCAGTTCTCTTGGTTCTCTGGGTGGGTTTGAACAGCATTCTATCCACGACGATCGCAGCTCGGTTGTCAGCGATTTTAG TAGCTGGCGCACGAGCGGAATTGTTTCTCCTAGTGAGTTACCTGATTCGCCGACACAAACGGTACCACCGAGCCCTCGTCACAACAAATCCCAACCTGAATTCACCAACAGGTCTCAAGACGAAACTTCTAAATTACCTGCGCATCGTTTGTGTGAGCATAAAG CGAATGGCAGATCGAACGCGACAAAGCGTAGCGTTTTTGAAGACGATATTGCAGCGTTTAAGGAGGAGTCTACTCCAATAGATTTCTCAGCTGCAACAAGTCTCAGTTCGCTGACAATTGACGACGAGCCTAAAATCGCTAATGATTCGAAGTTCAAAGAGAATAGGGAAAAATTGGGAGAAGCAATTCCAGAAGAAAGGGAAGAAACCTCACCTACACGGCTTGAACATCAAGACACAATAAAGATCGCAGAGATCGACGAAGTCAGTGAAGGAGAGGATGACGAAGGAATGCTGGATGCCTGCATAAACATCGGGATGCAAAGCATAAT AAACCGTAAAGACGAGCAAAAACCGTCGGTAAATAGCGACGAGATAGCAGATATAGTTGAGACCGTGGACACAGATCAAGAAACAGATGGGGATGAAGATGACGATATGCTGGCTGCATGTATCAGCATAGGAATGCATTCCACATTCCG GAATCGCAAAGAAGACCAAAAAGGCTCCGAATCCTCGGACATTGCAAGTGTAGCTGAAGTGGTTGATGTGGGGGAAATCAGCGATGAACATGACGACGACGAAGGCATGCTGGCTGCCTGTATTAATATTGGAATACAAAGAGCGAT TAATCGACAAGAGGACCCCAAAACAATATTAAAGCCTGAGATCGCAAACTCCGTGGAGGCTGAAGATTCTCTCAAAATCAGCGACGTAGATAGTGATGGTGAAGAAATGTTGGCCGCTTGCATAAACGTTGGGATACAAAGCAT AAGCAGTATGACGAAGCCTCCCATTCAACCGGTCAGCAATCTGACGAGGTATCAGACAAGTTCTGCACTGAATCATTTGGACGGTGGCTTAACAACGTTTCCTGGTAACCACAGACAGACGTTGAAGTGTCTTAAAGGTAGACCTGATGACACAGCGATTCCAGACAGCATTCATATATACTGCACAGAAGATACTCCTGCCAACATATCTCCGGCTGGTTCGCATTCTAATCTTTCGGTATTGTCTATGCTGAGCTCGCCCGGAATCGTAGAAAAGAGCTGCGAGCCCAGGATCATGGAGAGTAACG CTGGGCGCTCGGATATTTTGGCTATCGACAGTCTGACGCTttccgaagaggacgacgttATCGTAGCTAAGCTAATAGAGTCGGGAATGCGTAAG GTGCAGCTCAACGGCAATCCAGCCTGTGGAATCACGCTCCCTGTTTCCAGTAAAAGTGACCAAGAAAGACCGTGCCGAACTCCATCAACTTCTCCAGCCGAACCTGTTTTTATTAAACCTAAAAAAG ATTCGCCAAATTCGAATGATACAGGGCCTCTCAGATCCCAGTCTCCGGAAGATGAGCGAAGATATGAAGCCACGACTTTCGCAACGCTTGACGTAGAAAGCCGAAACTGCAAGAGTCTAGATATTACGCCTGTTTCAACCGAATTGAAATGTTCTAAACACG ATTTCGATacggaatag
- the LOC124217222 gene encoding uncharacterized protein isoform X6, giving the protein MEPKLKEDEGIEAREKIQERKKMNGKMDEVYDLLEMLRGIEGCKDINAFLLSMSSAIDICLAMKQSGCLPLLIKLINARGHDTEAKEITSQVFHNIIQATADRSTEQPETRIYNLLEQLKDYCQMLRSIPETEHSPPEDVNDQPVDYSQKYSEPNPVVQNKIPCNSNNQPIDYSMKYYENNSLNQDDVSNDGKVQGTVDYGKRFSEPTCTLHQNSPQNDEQVQPIKYSTRYSEKNSMLQPSDVADETETIRIPKKENSDSSSKPDVFGVYAETDLDQPTDYSLRYAEDDTDEEEKQNSGYFAENEQAFVPEDTIKTYCTEGTPYETPFNFSTATSMSDLRVDDSKDTDVSKKNPMKIVENNSKDNESTFEPSPEESNGQIVANNESESRKNVSERSSDQVSPEKSDKYCEEVVDKEGKMVTFGGEDHYAEETPLMFSRTSSLGSLGGFEQHSIHDDRSSVVSDFSSWRTSGIVSPSELPDSPTQTVPPSPRHNKSQPEFTNRSQDETSKLPAHRLCEHKANGRSNATKRSVFEDDIAAFKEESTPIDFSAATSLSSLTIDDEPKIANDSKFKENREKLGEAIPEEREETSPTRLEHQDTIKIAEIDEVSEGEDDEGMLDACINIGMQSIINRKDEQKPSVNSDEIADIVETVDTDQETDGDEDDDMLAACISIGMHSTFRNRKEDQKGSESSDIASVAEVVDVGEISDEHDDDEGMLAACINIGIQRAINRQEDPKTILKPEIANSVEAEDSLKISDVDSDGEEMLAACINVGIQSIHKQSLRRSSMTKPPIQPVSNLTRYQTSSALNHLDGGLTTFPGNHRQTLKCLKGRPDDTAIPDSIHIYCTEDTPANISPAGSHSNLSVLSMLSSPGIVEKSCEPRIMESNAGRSDILAIDSLTLSEEDDVIVAKLIESGMRKVQLNGNPACGITLPVSSKSDQERPCRTPSTSPAEPVFIKPKKGPLRSQSPEDERRYEATTFATLDVESRNCKSLDITPVSTELKCSKHDFDTE; this is encoded by the exons GTTGCTTGCCGCTGTTGATCAAACTCATAAATGCACGCGGTCATGATACAGAAGCTAAAGAAATAACGTCCCAAGTATTTCACAACATAATACAAGCCACAGCTGACAGAAGTACAGAGCAGCCAGAAACTAGGATCTACAATCTTTTGGAACAATTGAAAGATTATTGTCAAATGCTTAGATCAATCCCTGAGACTGAGCATTCCCCACCTG AAGATGTAAACGACCAGCCAGTCGATTACAGTCAAAAATATTCGGAACCAAACCCTGTAGTCCAGAATAAAATCCCCTGCAATTCAAATAATCAACCCATCGATTACAGCATGAAATACTATGAAAACAATTCATTAAATCAAGATGATGTGTCCAACGATGGTAAAGTCCAAGGCACAGTTGATTATGGTAAACGATTTTCAGAGCCGACATGTACCCTACACCAGAACAGTCCACAAAATGATGAACAGGTTCAGCCGATAAAATACTCGACAAGGTATTCAGAAAAAAACTCTATGCTACAGCCGAGTGATGTCGCCGATGAGACTGAAACTATAAGAATaccgaaaaaagaaaattcagaCTCAAGCTCAAAGCCGGATGTCTTTGGCGTTTATGCAGAAACGGATTTAGACCAACCGACCGACTACAGTTTGCGATATGCAGAGGATGATACAGATGAAGAGGAGAAACAGAATTCAGGATACTTTGCTGAAAATGAGCAAGCTTTTGTACCAGAAGATACGATAAAGACTTACTGCACAGAAGGAACCCCTTACGAAACACCTTTCAACTTCTCGACTGCGACATCGATGTCAGACTTGCGTGTTGATGATTCAAAGGACACGGATGTTTCCAAGAAAAACCCAATGAAAATCGTCGAAAACAATTCAAAGGACAACGAATCTACCTTCGAACCCAGTCCAGAAGAATCAAACGGTCAAATCGTCGCTAATAATGAATCCGAAAGTCGAAAAAACGTTTCTGAACGCAGCTCTGACCAAGTATCTCCAGAAAAGTCTGATAAATATTGTGAAGAAGTTGTGGATAAAGAAG GAAAGATGGTTACATTTGGGGGAGAGGATCATTACGCCGAAGAAACGCCTCTCATGTTTTCTCGGACCAGTTCTCTTGGTTCTCTGGGTGGGTTTGAACAGCATTCTATCCACGACGATCGCAGCTCGGTTGTCAGCGATTTTAG TAGCTGGCGCACGAGCGGAATTGTTTCTCCTAGTGAGTTACCTGATTCGCCGACACAAACGGTACCACCGAGCCCTCGTCACAACAAATCCCAACCTGAATTCACCAACAGGTCTCAAGACGAAACTTCTAAATTACCTGCGCATCGTTTGTGTGAGCATAAAG CGAATGGCAGATCGAACGCGACAAAGCGTAGCGTTTTTGAAGACGATATTGCAGCGTTTAAGGAGGAGTCTACTCCAATAGATTTCTCAGCTGCAACAAGTCTCAGTTCGCTGACAATTGACGACGAGCCTAAAATCGCTAATGATTCGAAGTTCAAAGAGAATAGGGAAAAATTGGGAGAAGCAATTCCAGAAGAAAGGGAAGAAACCTCACCTACACGGCTTGAACATCAAGACACAATAAAGATCGCAGAGATCGACGAAGTCAGTGAAGGAGAGGATGACGAAGGAATGCTGGATGCCTGCATAAACATCGGGATGCAAAGCATAAT AAACCGTAAAGACGAGCAAAAACCGTCGGTAAATAGCGACGAGATAGCAGATATAGTTGAGACCGTGGACACAGATCAAGAAACAGATGGGGATGAAGATGACGATATGCTGGCTGCATGTATCAGCATAGGAATGCATTCCACATTCCG GAATCGCAAAGAAGACCAAAAAGGCTCCGAATCCTCGGACATTGCAAGTGTAGCTGAAGTGGTTGATGTGGGGGAAATCAGCGATGAACATGACGACGACGAAGGCATGCTGGCTGCCTGTATTAATATTGGAATACAAAGAGCGAT TAATCGACAAGAGGACCCCAAAACAATATTAAAGCCTGAGATCGCAAACTCCGTGGAGGCTGAAGATTCTCTCAAAATCAGCGACGTAGATAGTGATGGTGAAGAAATGTTGGCCGCTTGCATAAACGTTGGGATACAAAGCAT ACACAAACAATCTCTAAGAAGAAGCAGTATGACGAAGCCTCCCATTCAACCGGTCAGCAATCTGACGAGGTATCAGACAAGTTCTGCACTGAATCATTTGGACGGTGGCTTAACAACGTTTCCTGGTAACCACAGACAGACGTTGAAGTGTCTTAAAGGTAGACCTGATGACACAGCGATTCCAGACAGCATTCATATATACTGCACAGAAGATACTCCTGCCAACATATCTCCGGCTGGTTCGCATTCTAATCTTTCGGTATTGTCTATGCTGAGCTCGCCCGGAATCGTAGAAAAGAGCTGCGAGCCCAGGATCATGGAGAGTAACG CTGGGCGCTCGGATATTTTGGCTATCGACAGTCTGACGCTttccgaagaggacgacgttATCGTAGCTAAGCTAATAGAGTCGGGAATGCGTAAG GTGCAGCTCAACGGCAATCCAGCCTGTGGAATCACGCTCCCTGTTTCCAGTAAAAGTGACCAAGAAAGACCGTGCCGAACTCCATCAACTTCTCCAGCCGAACCTGTTTTTATTAAACCTAAAAAAG GGCCTCTCAGATCCCAGTCTCCGGAAGATGAGCGAAGATATGAAGCCACGACTTTCGCAACGCTTGACGTAGAAAGCCGAAACTGCAAGAGTCTAGATATTACGCCTGTTTCAACCGAATTGAAATGTTCTAAACACG ATTTCGATacggaatag
- the LOC124217222 gene encoding uncharacterized protein isoform X1, with amino-acid sequence MEPKLKEDEGIEAREKIQERKKMNGKMDEVYDLLEMLRGIEGCKDINAFLLSMSSAIDICLAMKQSGCLPLLIKLINARGHDTEAKEITSQVFHNIIQATADRSTEQPETRIYNLLEQLKDYCQMLRSIPETEHSPPEDVNDQPVDYSQKYSEPNPVVQNKIPCNSNNQPIDYSMKYYENNSLNQDDVSNDGKVQGTVDYGKRFSEPTCTLHQNSPQNDEQVQPIKYSTRYSEKNSMLQPSDVADETETIRIPKKENSDSSSKPDVFGVYAETDLDQPTDYSLRYAEDDTDEEEKQNSGYFAENEQAFVPEDTIKTYCTEGTPYETPFNFSTATSMSDLRVDDSKDTDVSKKNPMKIVENNSKDNESTFEPSPEESNGQIVANNESESRKNVSERSSDQVSPEKSDKYCEEVVDKEGKMVTFGGEDHYAEETPLMFSRTSSLGSLGGFEQHSIHDDRSSVVSDFSSWRTSGIVSPSELPDSPTQTVPPSPRHNKSQPEFTNRSQDETSKLPAHRLCEHKANGRSNATKRSVFEDDIAAFKEESTPIDFSAATSLSSLTIDDEPKIANDSKFKENREKLGEAIPEEREETSPTRLEHQDTIKIAEIDEVSEGEDDEGMLDACINIGMQSIINRKDEQKPSVNSDEIADIVETVDTDQETDGDEDDDMLAACISIGMHSTFRNRKEDQKGSESSDIASVAEVVDVGEISDEHDDDEGMLAACINIGIQRAINRQEDPKTILKPEIANSVEAEDSLKISDVDSDGEEMLAACINVGIQSIHKQSLRRSSMTKPPIQPVSNLTRYQTSSALNHLDGGLTTFPGNHRQTLKCLKGRPDDTAIPDSIHIYCTEDTPANISPAGSHSNLSVLSMLSSPGIVEKSCEPRIMESNAGRSDILAIDSLTLSEEDDVIVAKLIESGMRKVQLNGNPACGITLPVSSKSDQERPCRTPSTSPAEPVFIKPKKDSPNSNDTGPLRSQSPEDERRYEATTFATLDVESRNCKSLDITPVSTELKCSKHDFDTE; translated from the exons GTTGCTTGCCGCTGTTGATCAAACTCATAAATGCACGCGGTCATGATACAGAAGCTAAAGAAATAACGTCCCAAGTATTTCACAACATAATACAAGCCACAGCTGACAGAAGTACAGAGCAGCCAGAAACTAGGATCTACAATCTTTTGGAACAATTGAAAGATTATTGTCAAATGCTTAGATCAATCCCTGAGACTGAGCATTCCCCACCTG AAGATGTAAACGACCAGCCAGTCGATTACAGTCAAAAATATTCGGAACCAAACCCTGTAGTCCAGAATAAAATCCCCTGCAATTCAAATAATCAACCCATCGATTACAGCATGAAATACTATGAAAACAATTCATTAAATCAAGATGATGTGTCCAACGATGGTAAAGTCCAAGGCACAGTTGATTATGGTAAACGATTTTCAGAGCCGACATGTACCCTACACCAGAACAGTCCACAAAATGATGAACAGGTTCAGCCGATAAAATACTCGACAAGGTATTCAGAAAAAAACTCTATGCTACAGCCGAGTGATGTCGCCGATGAGACTGAAACTATAAGAATaccgaaaaaagaaaattcagaCTCAAGCTCAAAGCCGGATGTCTTTGGCGTTTATGCAGAAACGGATTTAGACCAACCGACCGACTACAGTTTGCGATATGCAGAGGATGATACAGATGAAGAGGAGAAACAGAATTCAGGATACTTTGCTGAAAATGAGCAAGCTTTTGTACCAGAAGATACGATAAAGACTTACTGCACAGAAGGAACCCCTTACGAAACACCTTTCAACTTCTCGACTGCGACATCGATGTCAGACTTGCGTGTTGATGATTCAAAGGACACGGATGTTTCCAAGAAAAACCCAATGAAAATCGTCGAAAACAATTCAAAGGACAACGAATCTACCTTCGAACCCAGTCCAGAAGAATCAAACGGTCAAATCGTCGCTAATAATGAATCCGAAAGTCGAAAAAACGTTTCTGAACGCAGCTCTGACCAAGTATCTCCAGAAAAGTCTGATAAATATTGTGAAGAAGTTGTGGATAAAGAAG GAAAGATGGTTACATTTGGGGGAGAGGATCATTACGCCGAAGAAACGCCTCTCATGTTTTCTCGGACCAGTTCTCTTGGTTCTCTGGGTGGGTTTGAACAGCATTCTATCCACGACGATCGCAGCTCGGTTGTCAGCGATTTTAG TAGCTGGCGCACGAGCGGAATTGTTTCTCCTAGTGAGTTACCTGATTCGCCGACACAAACGGTACCACCGAGCCCTCGTCACAACAAATCCCAACCTGAATTCACCAACAGGTCTCAAGACGAAACTTCTAAATTACCTGCGCATCGTTTGTGTGAGCATAAAG CGAATGGCAGATCGAACGCGACAAAGCGTAGCGTTTTTGAAGACGATATTGCAGCGTTTAAGGAGGAGTCTACTCCAATAGATTTCTCAGCTGCAACAAGTCTCAGTTCGCTGACAATTGACGACGAGCCTAAAATCGCTAATGATTCGAAGTTCAAAGAGAATAGGGAAAAATTGGGAGAAGCAATTCCAGAAGAAAGGGAAGAAACCTCACCTACACGGCTTGAACATCAAGACACAATAAAGATCGCAGAGATCGACGAAGTCAGTGAAGGAGAGGATGACGAAGGAATGCTGGATGCCTGCATAAACATCGGGATGCAAAGCATAAT AAACCGTAAAGACGAGCAAAAACCGTCGGTAAATAGCGACGAGATAGCAGATATAGTTGAGACCGTGGACACAGATCAAGAAACAGATGGGGATGAAGATGACGATATGCTGGCTGCATGTATCAGCATAGGAATGCATTCCACATTCCG GAATCGCAAAGAAGACCAAAAAGGCTCCGAATCCTCGGACATTGCAAGTGTAGCTGAAGTGGTTGATGTGGGGGAAATCAGCGATGAACATGACGACGACGAAGGCATGCTGGCTGCCTGTATTAATATTGGAATACAAAGAGCGAT TAATCGACAAGAGGACCCCAAAACAATATTAAAGCCTGAGATCGCAAACTCCGTGGAGGCTGAAGATTCTCTCAAAATCAGCGACGTAGATAGTGATGGTGAAGAAATGTTGGCCGCTTGCATAAACGTTGGGATACAAAGCAT ACACAAACAATCTCTAAGAAGAAGCAGTATGACGAAGCCTCCCATTCAACCGGTCAGCAATCTGACGAGGTATCAGACAAGTTCTGCACTGAATCATTTGGACGGTGGCTTAACAACGTTTCCTGGTAACCACAGACAGACGTTGAAGTGTCTTAAAGGTAGACCTGATGACACAGCGATTCCAGACAGCATTCATATATACTGCACAGAAGATACTCCTGCCAACATATCTCCGGCTGGTTCGCATTCTAATCTTTCGGTATTGTCTATGCTGAGCTCGCCCGGAATCGTAGAAAAGAGCTGCGAGCCCAGGATCATGGAGAGTAACG CTGGGCGCTCGGATATTTTGGCTATCGACAGTCTGACGCTttccgaagaggacgacgttATCGTAGCTAAGCTAATAGAGTCGGGAATGCGTAAG GTGCAGCTCAACGGCAATCCAGCCTGTGGAATCACGCTCCCTGTTTCCAGTAAAAGTGACCAAGAAAGACCGTGCCGAACTCCATCAACTTCTCCAGCCGAACCTGTTTTTATTAAACCTAAAAAAG ATTCGCCAAATTCGAATGATACAGGGCCTCTCAGATCCCAGTCTCCGGAAGATGAGCGAAGATATGAAGCCACGACTTTCGCAACGCTTGACGTAGAAAGCCGAAACTGCAAGAGTCTAGATATTACGCCTGTTTCAACCGAATTGAAATGTTCTAAACACG ATTTCGATacggaatag